One Nicotiana tomentosiformis chromosome 4, ASM39032v3, whole genome shotgun sequence genomic window carries:
- the LOC138909413 gene encoding uncharacterized protein, with product MTEAVKGNRQQQLGMKLEYFPPVLKDSVKVVKLNPQEIEEQNQKWSLALIGYVIGGNPTFKEMLKFVYGVWNSVTSPQVFLHNDGYFMFKFDCEEDKNTILQNVQYTFNHRPLVLKQWSPDFQMSNEPDQIIPMWVILPNLPIQFWTTGNLGRIDSCLGRPICTDKLIA from the coding sequence ATGACTGAAGCGGTTAAAGGGAACCGACAACAACAATTGGGAATGAAACTTGAATACTTCCCGCCGGTACTAAAGGATAGTGTCAAGGTAGTTAAATTGAACCCGCAAGAAATTGAAGAGCAGAACCAAAAATGGAGTCTAGCCTTAATTGGTTATGTAATTGGAGGAAATCCTACATTCAAGGAGATGCTAAAATTCGTTTACGGCGTATGGAACTCAGTCACTTCCCCTCAGGTATTTCTCCATAACGACGGGTACTTCATGTTCAAATTTGATTGTGAGGAAGATAAGAACACAATACTGCAGAATGTGCAGTATACCTTCAATCACAGACCTCTAGTGCTCAAGCAATGGAGTCCAGATTTTCAGATGAGTAATGAGCCTGACCAAATCATTCCTATGTGGGTAATATTACCAAATTTACCTATCCAATTTTGGACTACTGGAAATTTGGGCAGAATAGACAGTTGTCTAGGGCGACCAATTTGCACTGATAAGCTTATAGCATAG
- the LOC138909412 gene encoding uncharacterized protein: MKEGETIHDMYTRFTTLTNELKSLGRIIPKENIVEKILTRVLPITWESKITAIQESKNIATLPLDELIGNLTAYELRRQTMKMDVLIRKGAWKKEQVQPKKSKGSIKAMVAAWGESSYENSDDDDGDEKALMAIGESDEETEVQVKGSSQIWYIDSGCSKHKTGSKY; this comes from the exons atgaaggaaggagaaaccattcatgatatgtatacaaggttcactacattgacaaatgaactaaagtctcttggaaggattattcctaAAGAAAATATAGTCGAGAAGATATTGACAAGGGTTCTGCCTATTACTTGGGAGAGTaaaatcactgccattcaggaatcaaagaacattgccactctcccactagatgaattaattggaaatcttactgcctatgaacttaggagacaaaccatgaaaatggatgtactaataaggaaaggagcctg gaagaaggaacaggttcaacctaagaaaagcaaaggatcaatcaaggctatggtcgctgcttggggagaaagctcataTGAAAactcagatgatgatgatggggatgaaaaagcacttatggccattggagaatctgatgaagaaactgaggtccaagtgaaggggagcagccaaatatggtatatagatagtggctgctcaaagcacaagACAGGAAGCAAGTACtaa